One Brassica napus cultivar Da-Ae chromosome C2, Da-Ae, whole genome shotgun sequence DNA window includes the following coding sequences:
- the LOC125582283 gene encoding glutathione S-transferase T2-like, producing MVMLLNLHMRSFITIKFNLHHAWEELRNDQKWCELASTKLDGGSKKRRCEDGAQSESSEGTINLDDPPTKRHVGVKAAKGGSSKRGMEDDKSLSAFHTMWSLKEKDLAGKEKLSKMGLLDRLIAKTEPLSEEEEALKKKLIREMLAN from the coding sequence ATGGTGATGTTGTTAAACTTGCACATGAGATCTTTTATAACGATCAAATTCAACCTTCACCACGCATGGGAGGAGTTGCGCAACGACCAGAAATGGTGTGAACTTGCAAGTACTAAGCTTGATGGTGGCTCTAAAAAGAGAAGGTGTGAGGATGGTGCACAATCTGAAAGCTCTGAAGGAACTATCAATCTTGATGATCCACCCACCAAACGTCATGTTGGTGTTAAGGCAGCTAAAGGAGGAAGTAGTAAGAGAGGTATGGAGGATGACAAGTCTCTCTCCGCGTTTCATACCATGTGGTCTCTCAAAGAGAAAGACTTGGCAGGCAAGGAAAAACTGTCCAAGATGGGTCTGCTAGACAGACTCATTGCGAAAACAGAGCCAttatctgaagaagaagaagctctaAAGAAGAAGTTAATCAGGGAAATGTTGGCTAATTAG
- the LOC106379483 gene encoding defensin-like protein 1, translated as MAKFASIITLIFAALILFAAFEAPTRVEGQKLCRKPSGTWSGLCANSDACRKQCIRLEKARDGSCKYEFPAHKCFCYYPC; from the exons atGGCTAAGTTTGCTTCCATCATCACCCTCATCTTCGCTGCTCTCATTCTCTTTGCTGCGTTTG aagCACCAACAAGGGTGGAAGGGCAGAAGTTATGTAGGAAGCCGAGTGGGACATGGTCAGGACTCTGTGCAAACAGTGATGCGTGCAGGAAACAGTGCATCCGTCTCGAGAAAGCACGAGATGGTTCTTGCAAATATGAATTCCCAGCTCACAAGTGTTTCTGCTACTACCCATGTTAA
- the LOC106378149 gene encoding defensin-like protein 3, with the protein MAKFASIITLLFAALVFFAAFEAPMMVEGQQPKYCRKQSKTWSGLCTKSGSCKKQCIRVEKAAHGSCNYIFPIHKCICYYLC; encoded by the exons ATGGCTAAGTTTGCTTCCATCATCACCCTCCTCTTCGCCGCTCTTGTTTTCTTCGCTGCTTTTG aAGCACCGATGATGGTGGAAGGACAACAACCAAAGTACTGCAGGAAGCAGAGTAAGACATGGTCAGGTTTATGTACAAAGAGTGGTTCGTGCAAGAAACAGTGCATCCGCGTCGAGAAAGCAGCTCATGGTTCTTGCAATTATATCTTTCCAATTCACAAGTGTATCTGCTACTACCTTTGTTAA
- the LOC106381381 gene encoding defensin-like protein 1, whose translation MAKFASIIALLFAALVLFAALEAPTMVEAQKLCERPSGTWSGVCGNNNACKNQCINLEKARHGSCNYVFPAHKCICYFPC comes from the exons ATGGCTAAGTTTGCTTCCATCATTGCCCTACTTTTTGCTGCTCTTGTCCTTTTCGCTGCTCTCG AAGCACCAACAATGGTGGAAGCACAGAAGTTGTGCGAGAGGCCAAGTGGGACATGGTCAGGAGTCTGTGGAAACAATAACGCATGCAAGAATCAGTGCATTAACCTTGAGAAAGCACGACATGGATCTTGCAACTATGTCTTCCCAGCTCACAAGTGTATTTGCTACTTCCCTTGTTAA
- the LOC106381383 gene encoding thaumatin-like protein 1b, translating to MALTLPLIFLLLSHFFFPGVEPTSFVMVNKCEYTVWPGLLSNAGVPPLPTTGFVLQKGEEQTIDAPASWGGRFWGRTLCSTDTDGKFSCATGDCGSGTLECSGSGATPPATLAEFTLDGSGGLDFYDVSLVDGYNVPMLVVPQGGSGQNCSSTGCVVDLNGSCPSELRVTSVDGAKQSMGCKSACEAFRTPEYCCSGAFGTPDTCKPSSYSLMFKNACPRAYSYAYDDQSSTFTCAKSPNYVITFCPSPNTSQKSSQDQSPDPKPTTPAGGITTWSPADTSMIYEGALDQSKASPSTSHLSLCGITVTLALAFCRMWWLF from the exons ATGGCTCTTACGTTGCCATTGATCTTCCTCTTGTTATCCCATTTCTTCTTCCCTG GGGTCGAACCGACGAGCTTTGTTATGGTGAACAAATGTGAATACACAGTCTGGCCGGGACTTTTATCCAATGCCGGAGTTCCTCCGCTTCCGACGACTGGCTTCGTTCTCCAAAAAGGCGAAGAGCAAACCATCGACGCTCCAGCTTCATGGGGCGGTCGTTTCTGGGGAAGAACACTCTGCTCCACCGACACAGACGGTAAATTCTCCTGCGCTACCGGAGACTGCGGCTCCGGGACACTAGAATGCTCCGGGTCCGGCGCCACACCACCGGCGACGCTAGCTGAGTTCACACTCGACGGATCAGGAGGTCTCGACTTCTACGACGTAAGCCTCGTGGACGGGTACAACGTTCCCATGCTCGTCGTCCCTCAGGGAGGATCAGGGCAGAACTGCAGCAGCACGGGTTGTGTCGTGGATCTGAACGGTTCGTGTCCTTCGGAGCTGAGGGTGACGAGCGTCGACGGAGCTAAACAGTCCATGGGTTGTAAAAGCGCGTGCGAAGCGTTTCGGACGCCGGAGTATTGCTGCAGCGGCGCGTTCGGGACGCCTGACACGTGTAAACCGTCTTCGTACTCGTTGATGTTCAAGAACGCGTGTCCACGTGCGTACAGCTACGCTTACGATGATCAGAGCAGTACCTTCACATGCGCTAAGTCCCCTAACTACGTCATCACTTTCTGTCCGTCTCCGAACACAAG TCAAAAATCATCTCAAGATCAGAGCCCAGATCCGAAACCGACGACTCCTGCCGGAGGAATTACGACGTGGTCGCCGGCTGATACATCGATGATATACGAAGGAGCTTTGGATCAGAGTAAAGCATCACCTTCCACGTCTCATCTTTCGTTATGTGGAATCACAGTCACACTTGCGCTGGCATTTTGTCGGATGTGGTGGCTCTTTTGA
- the BNAC02G23430D gene encoding uncharacterized protein BNAC02G23430D has translation MCLMALSDAVLGNLATIYVAVIIAIKVYGLISGQSFSAGFVVVVSITTVGVLLAVTLAWDVSRRAADAVSRYNRVVAGEDLSHRHNHDGGGGICKGGICWHGVAVRSPASQVRFRLPQHIPYGAF, from the coding sequence atGTGTCTAATGGCGTTATCAGACGCGGTTCTCGGGAATCTTGCGACGATCTATGTTGCGGTGATCATAGCGATCAAGGTCTACGGATTAATCTCCGGCCAGAGCTTCAGCGCAGGattcgtcgtcgtcgtctcgaTTACGACGGTCGGAGTTTTGCTCGCGGTTACTCTCGCCTGGGACGTGTCTCGCAGAGCCGCCGACGCGGTTTCTCGGTACAACCGCGTTGTTGCCGGCGAGGATCTAAGCCACCGTCACAATCACGACGGTGGTGGTGGAATTTGTAAAGGAGGGATTTGCTGGCACGGCGTTGCGGTTCGGTCGCCGGCTTCTCAGGTTCGGTTTAGGCTTCCGCAACATATACCGTACGGAGCTTTCTGA